The following is a genomic window from Paenibacillus thiaminolyticus.
ATTCAAGTTTTGTTATGGAATTTTTCCTCAGCCCCACATGCTGATTAAGGCCATTCCGGCCGCGACAATCGTCGATGCGACCAGCCGCTTCTTGCCTTGCTTCTCCTTCAGAATCCAATATCCGAGGAGGGTACCGATAACAATGCTGAACTCGCGTATCGGCGCCAGATGAGCCAACGGCCCCAAGGTCATCGCGAACAGGAATAGCAGATACGATCCTGGCGAAATAACAGCCCCGAGTCCGATCGTGCTCCAGTTCGCCCGCCACTCGCGCCGCAGCAGCCCGGCCCGCTTCACGGCAGGCGCCAGGAAGATAACGGCCCCGATGTTCGAAATCTCAATCAGCCCCAGCGGGCTGAAAAATTCGATGACGGCTTTGTCGGTCAAGGTGTACGCCGCAGTGCACATGCCGACCGAGGTCGTCAAGGCAAGCGCAATCCACCATGACCTATCCTTCTGCTTCACGGAGAGCATGCCGCTCAG
Proteins encoded in this region:
- a CDS encoding EamA family transporter, which gives rise to MMVYGLLLVIASAFTHALWNLFAKRSLHKESFLFSLHAVATVLFFPFFIRDLITMTWTWGHALLLIVSFLLQGTYLYLVSQAYKAGELSQVYPMMRGTAALLVPLVSVSLYGESMSAIGWLGWSLIVGGLFGLSGMLSVKQKDRSWWIALALTTSVGMCTAAYTLTDKAVIEFFSPLGLIEISNIGAVIFLAPAVKRAGLLRREWRANWSTIGLGAVISPGSYLLFLFAMTLGPLAHLAPIREFSIVIGTLLGYWILKEKQGKKRLVASTIVAAGMALISMWG